One genomic segment of Oreochromis aureus strain Israel breed Guangdong linkage group 9, ZZ_aureus, whole genome shotgun sequence includes these proteins:
- the amer2 gene encoding APC membrane recruitment protein 2, whose amino-acid sequence MEVHSECVEPPVAPQCDPQPTGKINKAAFKLFGKRRTGSGMASFFSFRNKGATNSGNNGNSDNGNSLNGNSSGASAELVRSRTHDGLTSSNNDADGQRGEGLAGLEVGPVRSLSKSLSFFSLLRRGSFRSSENGGAGLVRRGRGLKGFFSSMRWRRKDKTNEGDGEEAEAKKDKDGDAADAEKVKDITLTLEPPPHNHQADCGDAEAGPNLQALETPTTSVTMTPPHCVAMPGPSGEPDSPFPYTPTDSPLRPPIQKAKASISSLTPSLATPPLDRCSTGDPPSEPSVDRLCSLLFTDVTSLKSFDSLTGCGDIIADADEEGPVGNGGSGTSSSSSGGGGGSVGVGIGRVVGITSSISPSKPPLSSQMSQPMFSVAPNSAPASLPARTRAQPQPQQHPPGSGVVAYMGGGEEMASPEGVDDADMQGLWHMLPSTGDNSPALPRSHQPSSSTPTSTYPPRTNPASSYLPSASRSSDRKVPQVKALGLSKIPVVGGAGSRAAKPPLPHAHGRHPTSPSEKEPLSDEGYWDTPSATPTATPDESGLQHNQNMALSRDSCSGDHLYDLYNDPEEEAEDQGGDEDPNSSPSPSTEYKTSPISQATLPSSSSSCSFRSMKGSTSLPRESKIPVSTKPTTPPHSASQSALSSVLEAESPPPKTQPPPPARTRIPVSKVPVRRSGNKSGGTARGTAHKK is encoded by the coding sequence ATGGAGGTGCACTCAGAGTGTGTGGAGCCTCCTGTGGCCCCTCAGTGTGACCCCCAGCCTACAGGGAAGATCAACAAAGCTGCCTTCAAACTCTTTGGGAAGCGGCGCACTGGATCTGGAATGGCCAGCTTCTTTTCCTTCAGGAACAAAGGGGCTACAAACAGTGGAAACAACGGGAATTCTGACAATGGAAATTCTTTGAATGGAAACAGCTCAGGGGCATCGGCGGAACTTGTGAGGAGCAGAACCCACGATGGACTAACGAGCTCTAACAACGATGCTGATGGACAGAGAGGGGAGGGACTTGCAGGCCTGGAGGTGGGGCCGGTGAGGTCTCTGAGCAAATCGCTGagtttcttctctcttctcCGACGCGGGAGTTTTAGGTCGAGTGAAAACGGAGGAGCAGGACTTGTCAGAAGAGGAAGGGGCCTGAAAGgatttttcagcagcatgcgATGGAGAcgtaaagacaaaacaaatgagGGCGATGGAGAAGAGGCGGAAGCGAAGAAGGACAAGGATGGAGATGCTGCTGATGCTGAAAAGGTAAAGGACATTACTCTAACCCTTGAACCACCTCCCCATAACCATCAAGCAGACTGTGGGGATGCAGAAGCAGGACCTAACCTCCAAGCACTAGAGACTCCCACCACGAGTGTTACCATGACACCTCCACACTGTGTTGCCATGCCAGGGCCATCTGGTGAGCCAGACTCCCCCTTTCCCTACACGCCCACTGACTCACCACTGCGACCACCCATCCAAAAAGCCAAAGCCTCAATTTCCAgtctcaccccctcccttgctacaccccctttgGATCGCTGCAGCACTGGTGACCCACCATCAGAGCCCTCTGTGGACCGACTCTGCTCCCTCCTCTTCACTGACGTCACGTCCCTCAAGAGCTTTGATTCACTCACAGGCTGTGGTGACATTATTGCTGATGCCGACGAAGAGGGCCCAGTGGGTAATGGGGGCAGTGGTACCAGCAGCAGTAgcagtggtggaggaggaggtagCGTGGGAGTGGGTATTGGGAGAGTTGTTGGTATCACCAGTAGCATCTCCCCATCTAAACCCCCTTTATCTTCTCAGATGTCCCAGCCCATGTTCTCTGTCGCCCCAAACTCTGCACCTGCCTCCCTCCCTGCCAGAACCAGGGCGCAacctcaaccacaacagcaCCCACCCGGGAGTGGTGTGGTGGCCTACATGGGTGGAGGGGAAGAAATGGCAAGTCCAGAAGGAGTGGACGATGCAGACATGCAGGGACTCTGGCACATGTTGCCTTCCACAGGAGACAACTCCCCTGCATTGCCCCGATCGCATCAACCTTCCTCCTCTACCCCTACTTCCACTTATCCCCCTCGCACCAACCCTGCTAGCAGCTACCTTCCCTCAGCTTCCAGGAGTTCAGACAGAAAGGTACCACAGGTGAAGGCGCTGGGACTCAGTAAGATTCCAGTAGTTGGTGGAGCGGGAAGCCGGGCAGCTAAACCCCCTCTCCCTCACGCACATGGTCGTCACCCTACATCGCCAAGTGAAAAAGAGCCGCTTAGTGACGAGGGCTACTGGGACACACCGTCAGCAACACCTACAGCAACACCTGACGAGAGTGGGCTGCAGCATAATCAGAATATGGCCCTATCACGTGACAGTTGCTCTGGAGACCACCTGTATGACCTCTACAATGAtcctgaagaagaagcagaggatCAGGGGGGAGATGAAGATCCAAACAGCTCGCCCTCTCCATCCACTGAATACAAAACGAGCCCCATCTCCCAAGCAACTctgccttcctcctcctcctcttgttcCTTCCGATCAATGAAAGGCAGCACCAGCCTTCCTCGAGAATCCAAGATCCCGGTAAGCACCAAACCAACCACACCCCCTCACTCTGCAAGCCAGTCAGCCCTGTCGTCCGTCCTAGAGGCCGAATCCCCTCCACCAAAGACGCAACCACCTCCTCCGGCTCGCACCAGAATCCCAGTATCCAAGGTGCCAGTTCGTCGTTCTGGAAACAAATCTGGCGGCACAGCAAGAGGGACTGCCCACAAGAAGTAG
- the LOC116328309 gene encoding beta-1,4-galactosyltransferase 1-like, translating into MAGNLKRSFNFLALFSFFSVACFALVLFYSRRNFMAIVPETHILTLGNKTFSGIVKERVAKLFAKRIEASNKSSEIPSAVNITLGPCPDNPPDLVGQLLIEFDFRRTWEYVRKEVSPSLQKGGRFKPKDCVAKQKVAIIIPFRNRHEHLKHWLYYLHPILKRQLVDYGVYVINQDGEGVFNRAKLMNVGYVEALKEYDYDCFLFSDVDLVPLNDRNLYRCFDNPRHLAIGMDKFKFNLPYKTFFGGVASFSKHQYLKINGFPNTYWGWGGEDDDIYKRIIFRRMQVSRPDLLTGRYRMIRHQRDEHNDPNPKNPDKLFQTRWTMNADGINSLKYTVKNIEKDILYTFITVDIGSPE; encoded by the exons ATGGCAGGAAACCTCAAAAGatcttttaattttctagcacttttttctttttttagtgtcGCATGTTTTGCGCTGGTTTTATTCTATTCCAGAAGAAACTTTATGGCTATTGTTCCTGAGACACATATTTTGACActaggaaacaaaacattttcagggatAGTAAAGGAGCGTGTTGCGAAGCTGTTTGCGAAGAGGATCGAAGCCTCAAACAAAAGCAGTGAGATACCATCTGCTGTCAACATAACTTTGGGCCCCTGCCCTGACAACCCTCCAGATCTCGTAGGTCAGCTCCTCATTGAGTTTGATTTCAGACGGACTTGGGAATATGTGAGAAAGGAAGTCAGTCCTTCGCTTCAAAAAGGAGGAAGGTTCAAGCCAAAAGACTGTGTTGCAAAGCAGAAG GTGGCAATCATCATCCCATTCCGGAATCGGCATGAGCACTTGAAGCACTGGCTTTATTACCTGCATCCTATACTGAAGCGACAGCTTGTGGACTATGGAGTCTATGTCATCAACCAGGATGGAGAAGGAGTCTTCAATCGGGCTAAACTGATGAATGTAGGATATGTCGAAGCGCTCAAGGAATATGATTATGACTGCTTTCTCTTCTCTGACGTAGACCTGGTTCCCCTAAATGACCGTAACCTCTACAGATGTTTTGACAATCCACGACACTTGGCTATAGGCATGGACAAATTTAAATTCAACTTACCCTATAAGACCTTCTTTGGTGGGGTCGCTTCATTTTCCAAACATCAGTACTTGAAAATTAATGGGTTCCCAAACACTTACTGGGGTTGGGGTGGTGAGGACGATGATATCTACAAACGAATAATCTTCCGTAGAATGCAGGTTTCTCGACCTGACTTACTGACAGGCAGGTACAGGATGATCAGACATCAAAGAGACGAGCACAACGACCCAAATCCAAAGAATCCTGATAAACTCTTTCAAACACGATGGACCATGAATGCGGATGGCATTAATTCcctcaaatacacagtaaagAACATTGAGAAGGATATCTTGTACACTTTTATCACTGTAGATATCGGCTCTCCTGAATGA